From Alloacidobacterium dinghuense:
GCCGCCATCAATCAGGACGATAACGCGATTCCGCGATTTCAGCAGGCACTCACGCTCGATCCGAAACTCATCGAAGCTGCAAATGAATGGGCCATGGCCCTCCAGCGCACCGGTAAAGAGGAACAGGCAATTCCGCTCTTCGAAAAAGTAGTCGTGGCGCAGCCTCAGAACGCAATCGCCTTCACCAATCTGGGCCTCGCACTGGTGCAAACCGGAAAAGCAAAAGAGGCCGTCCCCGATTATCAGCGAGCCATAGCCATCAATCCCAATGATGCCACCACGCATCAGGATCTCGGCGTCGCCTATCTGCAGGAAAGCAATATCGACGACGCCATCCATCAATTCCGCGCCGGACTTGAACTCTCTCCCGAAAGCCCGCAGCTGCATTACAACCTCGGCTTAGCTTTCAAACTGAAAGATGATTTACCGCACGCGATCACGGAATTAGAGACCGCTGCGAAATTGGACGCAAATTCGCCCGACCCGCCATACACGCTCGGCATTCTCTACATGCAGCAAGGCCGCTTCGATGACGCCGCTGCACAACTCCGCACCGCACTTGAACGCCGCCCGGAAAACGGCGATGGCTGGGCCATCCTCGGCAGCGTCTATAAACAGCAGGCAAAGTATGACGAAGCAGCAGCGGCACTGCGCAAAGCTATCGAGTTCCTGCCCAATCAGCCCGGCACCCACATCACGCTCGCGAGCGTTCTCCAGCAACAGGGCAAGAAGCAGGAAGCGGCCGCGGAGCGCAAAATAGCCGCCGATCTGACGCGCGTCGCCGTTAACCGCCAGCGCGCCACATTCGCCACCAACACAGGCAATCTCCTGCTGCAGAAAGGACAAATAGCCGACGCAATCGATCGCTACCAGGACGCGATCAACAGCGATCCAACCTACCGCGAGGCGCACGCACAGCTCGCCGCCGCATACGAGCGTCAGGGACGCACCGCCGACGCCGCCGCAGAACGCGCCAAAGCTGCGGCACTTCAATCCAATCGCCCTTAGGACATGTCGGGGCGAGAGCCAGAGAAGCTCTGCGAGGACCAAAGTTGCGGCGTCATTCTGACGACCAAAGGGAGGAAGAATCTGAACGATGTCTCCGTAAGCTGATACTTCGATCTCGTCGTCAACCTCCTTGTGTACTCTCATCCAATTAAACCCGTACAATGCAATCGTCCCAGCAATCTTCCCTGATGAATCGACGCCGGTTTCTTCAATCTCTGAGCCGCACCGCGCTTGTCCTTCCGTTTTCTGACGTGTTGTCCATGGCCACTCCGCCGTGGAAACGGTCCCGGCTCGCCGCGCCGCAAGAACAGATGCAGGGCCAGGTTGGGGCACAACGGTCATACGACACGAAACCGATGCCGCCGCCTCCGGGGCCGCACTCGCCCATCGAAGGTACGCCTCTCGGCGTCCAGTTCATCGACGTAGCCACGCAGTCCGGACTCAACGCCAAAACAATCTACGGCGGCGAAGGAAAAAACAAATACCTCCTGGAAACGACCGGCTGCGGCGTCGCCTTCTACGACTACGACGAAGACGGCTGGGTCGACATCTTTCTCGTCAACGGCTGGCGCCTCGAAGGCTTCCCCAAAGGACAGGAACCAACCTGCCATCTCTTCAAAAACAATCGAGACGGCACCTTCACTGACGTAACAGCGAAGGCAGGCCTCGCCCGCAGCGGCTGGGGGCAAGCCTGCTGCGTCGGCGACTACGACAACGACGGCCACGACGATCTCTTCGTTAGCTATTACGGACAGAATGCTCTCTTTCACAACAACGGCAACGGCACCTTCACCGACGCGACCGAAAAAGCCGGACTCCTCCAACCGAAAACGCGCTGGAACTCAGGCTGCGCTTTCCTCGACTACGATCGCGACGGCCATCTCGATCTCTTCGTCGCCAACTACATCGACTTCGACCTCAAAACCGCACCCACTCCAGAATCCGGCCCCTGCACCTACAAAAGCATCCTCGTCGCATGTGGCCCTCCCGGATTACCCGGCGGCAAAAACATCCTCTACCACAACAACGGCAACGGCACTTTCACCGATGTCTCCGAAAAAGCAGGCATGTGGAACACCGTCGGCAATTACGCGCTGAGTGTTGCCGTAGCCGACCTCGACAACGATGGATGGCCCGACATCTACGTCGCCAACGACTCCACTGCCGCAACCCTCTATCAAAATCAAAAAGACGGCACCTTCAAAGACATCGGCATCGAAGCCGGCGCAGCCCTCTCACCCGACGGCAAGCCGCAGGCCGGTATGGGCGTCTCCATCGGCGACTACAACCGCGACGGCAACCTCGACATCGTAAAAACCAATTTCGCCGGCGACACCGATTCGCTCTACCAAAACATGGGCGACGGCAGCTTCGAAGACCAGACCTACCTCTCCGGACTCGGCATTAATACGCGCTATCTCGGCTGGGGCCTCGGCTTCTTCGATATGGACAACGACGGCTGGCTCGATCTCTTCGTCTCAAATGGACATGTCTACCCCGAAGTAAGCAGTTCGAAAACCGAAG
This genomic window contains:
- a CDS encoding tetratricopeptide repeat protein; this encodes MSLPSRLFICAYLLSALAMARAQTTHAAETNLQQANAAFHAGYAAASNGDLNTARQQFQRAVQLAPQVEEGHSALGGVLYQMGEYAKAIPELETALRLKPGDQAAHENLALAYTQIGDYQKALPIFDRLENQASQPLSADLLASYARALAATQQLPAAIRKTKAAIAAAPQSAALYDQLGSLYAQMQNWQQAQNAFEQALRLDPQLAVAHLHLGIILARENQTVAAVQELTTATQIDPQNATAQLELGKVFAAINQDDNAIPRFQQALTLDPKLIEAANEWAMALQRTGKEEQAIPLFEKVVVAQPQNAIAFTNLGLALVQTGKAKEAVPDYQRAIAINPNDATTHQDLGVAYLQESNIDDAIHQFRAGLELSPESPQLHYNLGLAFKLKDDLPHAITELETAAKLDANSPDPPYTLGILYMQQGRFDDAAAQLRTALERRPENGDGWAILGSVYKQQAKYDEAAAALRKAIEFLPNQPGTHITLASVLQQQGKKQEAAAERKIAADLTRVAVNRQRATFATNTGNLLLQKGQIADAIDRYQDAINSDPTYREAHAQLAAAYERQGRTADAAAERAKAAALQSNRP
- a CDS encoding CRTAC1 family protein; translation: MNRRRFLQSLSRTALVLPFSDVLSMATPPWKRSRLAAPQEQMQGQVGAQRSYDTKPMPPPPGPHSPIEGTPLGVQFIDVATQSGLNAKTIYGGEGKNKYLLETTGCGVAFYDYDEDGWVDIFLVNGWRLEGFPKGQEPTCHLFKNNRDGTFTDVTAKAGLARSGWGQACCVGDYDNDGHDDLFVSYYGQNALFHNNGNGTFTDATEKAGLLQPKTRWNSGCAFLDYDRDGHLDLFVANYIDFDLKTAPTPESGPCTYKSILVACGPPGLPGGKNILYHNNGNGTFTDVSEKAGMWNTVGNYALSVAVADLDNDGWPDIYVANDSTAATLYQNQKDGTFKDIGIEAGAALSPDGKPQAGMGVSIGDYNRDGNLDIVKTNFAGDTDSLYQNMGDGSFEDQTYLSGLGINTRYLGWGLGFFDMDNDGWLDLFVSNGHVYPEVSSSKTEAPYAEHKYLYRNLRNGRFEDVTDKAGPGITAAVAARGCAFGDYDNDGDLDVVVNCVNSLPQLLRCDSEWKRNWIKIKTIGTKSNRTGIGARIKVIAKTDPDSQQPLLQIDEVRSGGSYYSQSDLRLHFGLGQAKIVDQVEIHWPSGQVDIFKNLEVNKLYIIEEGSKTPKAQTITACKKV